From a region of the Citricoccus muralis genome:
- a CDS encoding type IV secretory system conjugative DNA transfer family protein: protein MSWTAENRQSTAGSSNAWPVALLGVVALYGAYVLIGVLTNRAVCGTLAWPATIVDPLGFVATGDGTTFGSVAGCAAETGTLIAAYIGLGLTVAVSIGAGAYAWMRYRQSDRAFIRSIRWREGMARGPEIRRTVGAGAARKKATKVRPSIKHPKPADAALLLGSAEGSPVWSCLEESVVLIGPPRSGKGLHLLIGAILDAPGPVITTSSRADNLAATASLRAAKGPVALFDPQGLTGQPTTLKWSPITGCEVPRVANQRATSLISSSGLGASSTNAEWQAPAVTIMECLLHAAALGARTVDDLMRWGNNPAEAKEAVKILAEHPASASNWNLVLQGIIDGEPKLLQNKWFGVEGAVKGLSVPEVREVLKPTQVEETLDIDKFLSQNGTLYIVGTKTGGSSAGPFLIAMMDAITERAREIAAKSPGNRLDPPLTLVLDEIANIAGAWPGLTQIMADGGGVGISAFAVFQSLAQARNEWGEQPATALFDAATVKIQLGGASNVTDLELFSRLAGQRQITRTSTSHGKDSSSTSEQLHDTEVLTVSELRRLPFGWGLLLNRNGRPILMRMTKWPDRKDAQQIATAFKAYNAELAAELTSGAEILSSTPTRADTAEGGHVRDWTASVPVR, encoded by the coding sequence ATGAGCTGGACCGCCGAGAACCGCCAGTCCACTGCAGGTTCGAGCAACGCCTGGCCGGTGGCCCTGCTGGGGGTGGTCGCCCTGTACGGCGCCTACGTGCTCATTGGGGTGCTCACCAACCGGGCCGTGTGCGGGACCTTGGCGTGGCCGGCCACGATCGTGGACCCGCTGGGCTTCGTGGCCACCGGGGACGGGACCACCTTCGGTTCTGTGGCTGGCTGTGCGGCCGAGACCGGAACGCTCATCGCCGCCTACATCGGGCTGGGGCTGACCGTGGCCGTGTCGATCGGGGCCGGGGCGTATGCGTGGATGCGCTACCGGCAGTCCGATAGGGCCTTCATCCGCTCCATCCGTTGGCGTGAGGGCATGGCCCGCGGCCCGGAGATCCGCCGGACGGTCGGCGCAGGAGCAGCACGAAAGAAGGCCACCAAGGTCCGCCCGTCGATCAAGCACCCGAAGCCGGCCGATGCCGCCCTGCTGTTGGGCTCGGCCGAGGGTTCGCCGGTGTGGAGCTGCCTGGAGGAATCGGTGGTGCTGATCGGCCCGCCCCGTTCGGGGAAGGGCCTGCACCTGCTCATCGGGGCCATCCTGGATGCCCCCGGCCCGGTGATCACCACCAGCTCGAGGGCCGACAACCTCGCCGCCACCGCCAGCCTCCGCGCCGCCAAGGGGCCGGTGGCCCTGTTCGACCCCCAGGGACTCACTGGCCAGCCGACCACCTTAAAGTGGTCCCCGATCACCGGCTGCGAGGTCCCCCGGGTCGCCAACCAGCGCGCCACCTCCCTGATCAGCTCGTCTGGACTGGGGGCGTCCTCGACGAACGCGGAGTGGCAGGCCCCAGCGGTGACCATCATGGAATGCCTGCTCCACGCCGCCGCCCTCGGGGCCCGCACCGTGGATGATCTGATGCGCTGGGGCAACAACCCGGCCGAGGCCAAGGAGGCCGTCAAGATCCTGGCCGAGCACCCGGCGTCGGCCTCGAACTGGAACCTGGTGCTCCAGGGCATCATCGACGGCGAACCCAAGCTGTTGCAGAACAAGTGGTTCGGCGTGGAGGGCGCGGTCAAGGGGTTGTCGGTGCCCGAGGTCCGCGAGGTCCTCAAACCCACCCAGGTCGAAGAGACCCTGGACATCGACAAATTCCTGTCCCAGAACGGAACGCTCTACATTGTGGGCACCAAGACCGGCGGGTCCTCCGCCGGACCGTTTCTGATCGCGATGATGGATGCCATCACCGAACGCGCCCGCGAGATCGCCGCCAAGTCGCCGGGCAACCGGCTGGATCCGCCGTTGACCCTGGTGCTGGACGAGATCGCGAATATCGCCGGGGCCTGGCCCGGGCTGACCCAGATCATGGCCGATGGCGGTGGAGTGGGCATCAGCGCGTTCGCCGTGTTCCAGTCCCTGGCCCAGGCCCGCAACGAGTGGGGCGAACAACCGGCCACCGCCCTGTTCGACGCGGCCACCGTGAAGATCCAGCTCGGCGGGGCCTCCAACGTGACCGACCTGGAGCTGTTCTCCCGGCTGGCCGGTCAACGCCAGATCACCCGGACCTCGACCTCTCACGGGAAGGACTCGTCCTCGACCTCGGAGCAGCTGCACGACACTGAGGTGCTCACCGTCTCCGAGCTGCGTCGGTTGCCCTTCGGCTGGGGGTTGCTGTTGAACCGCAACGGTCGGCCCATCCTGATGCGGATGACCAAGTGGCCCGACCGCAAGGACGCCCAGCAGATCGCCACCGCCTTCAAGGCCTACAACGCCGAGTTGGCCGCCGAGCTCACCAGCGGGGCCGAGATACTGTCCTCCACCCCGACCCGTGCCGACACTGCCGAGGGCGGGCACGTCAGAGACTGGACCGCTTCCGTGCCGGTGCGATGA
- a CDS encoding conjugal transfer protein TraC: MPRTSKNRQEVEVFDFYEANRASKRSSISSTRQILKDLKAAQKNDTETTGDFPRRCWGRGGQRRRRSLHGTATLRLQGVPTTAHTGATAYPYVAGTSLGADGMYVGRDLNGGGSFCFDPWRLYERGVISGMSMMLFGQIGTGKSSLAKSLSVRLVQAGRKLSVASDKKGEWTRVVHAVGGSVIQVGPGMGTRLNPLDPGTRPPVNAQGEPLTDEGWALMVRTRRMAILITLVRILTNRDLSPAEHHVVSLALDAGVHTARERGGVVVIPDVIEALEADKTHPDRLVAEASSVMAMTLHRMTSGDLAGMFDGETTAHFAANAPATSIDTSALQGASPEAIRVVNACSGAWTEAMVTTSDGGQRIVVYEEGWDNISSEADLRRMVESWKLARAYGIFNVLILHKVSDLNMAGDAGSKMAAMAKSLLADADVKVIYRQDESALRLTREEMDLSDRERSLLKHLDEGVGLWRLGGSSFQVKNDLTRVERELFNTDQRLVTVAKTATTAPKEARA; encoded by the coding sequence ATGCCCCGGACGAGCAAGAACCGGCAGGAGGTCGAGGTCTTTGACTTCTATGAGGCCAACCGGGCCTCGAAGCGGTCCTCCATCAGCTCCACCCGGCAGATCCTCAAGGACCTGAAAGCCGCGCAGAAGAACGATACCGAGACCACCGGTGACTTCCCTCGGCGGTGCTGGGGGCGCGGTGGTCAACGCCGCCGGCGGTCCCTGCACGGCACTGCCACACTGCGCCTGCAGGGGGTGCCGACGACCGCGCACACCGGGGCCACCGCTTACCCGTATGTGGCCGGAACCTCATTGGGGGCCGATGGTATGTACGTGGGCCGGGATCTGAACGGCGGTGGCTCGTTCTGCTTCGACCCGTGGCGGTTGTATGAGCGCGGGGTCATCTCCGGGATGTCGATGATGCTGTTCGGGCAGATCGGCACTGGAAAGTCCTCACTGGCGAAGTCACTGTCGGTGCGTCTGGTCCAGGCCGGGCGCAAGCTCTCGGTGGCCTCGGACAAGAAGGGTGAGTGGACCCGCGTCGTGCATGCCGTGGGCGGGTCGGTGATCCAGGTCGGGCCGGGCATGGGCACCCGACTCAACCCGCTGGACCCGGGCACCCGGCCACCGGTGAACGCCCAGGGCGAGCCACTGACGGATGAGGGGTGGGCGCTGATGGTCCGCACCCGGCGCATGGCCATCCTCATCACCCTGGTGAGGATCCTCACCAACCGGGACCTGTCCCCGGCCGAACACCACGTGGTCTCCCTGGCCCTGGACGCCGGAGTGCACACCGCCAGGGAGCGGGGTGGGGTCGTGGTGATCCCCGACGTGATCGAGGCCCTGGAAGCCGACAAAACGCACCCGGACCGGCTGGTGGCCGAGGCATCCTCGGTGATGGCGATGACCCTGCACCGGATGACCAGCGGTGACCTGGCGGGCATGTTCGACGGGGAAACCACCGCGCACTTCGCCGCCAACGCCCCGGCTACCTCGATCGACACCTCCGCCCTGCAGGGTGCCAGCCCGGAGGCGATCCGGGTGGTCAACGCCTGTTCCGGGGCCTGGACCGAGGCCATGGTCACCACTTCTGACGGTGGCCAGCGGATCGTGGTCTATGAGGAAGGCTGGGACAACATCTCCTCCGAGGCCGATCTGCGTCGGATGGTCGAGTCCTGGAAGCTGGCCCGGGCCTACGGCATCTTCAACGTGCTGATCCTGCACAAGGTCTCTGATCTGAACATGGCCGGGGACGCCGGATCGAAGATGGCCGCGATGGCCAAGTCCTTATTGGCCGACGCCGATGTGAAGGTGATCTACCGCCAGGACGAATCCGCGTTGAGACTCACCCGGGAGGAGATGGACCTCTCCGACCGGGAACGCTCCCTGCTCAAGCATCTGGATGAGGGGGTGGGCCTGTGGCGGTTGGGTGGGTCCAGTTTCCAGGTGAAGAACGACCTCACCCGGGTCGAACGCGAACTGTTCAACACCGATCAGCGGCTGGTCACCGTAGCGAAGACCGCCACGACCGCTCCGAAGGAGGCACGGGCATGA
- a CDS encoding SCO6880 family protein, protein MAEQTLEQQLDSPWDGARFARERTTGVLLGLNWYQVITLGAALGLMLILVFAGGFPRGFFTALVIGTAAAGIVVPKVMGRPLIGWVGLWLRYLLRGARNQLTFVRREGTDDEDPDEPASPILMSGDACTARDEAGRIKPGAGARFRLPGEANELRVYVLPGGAGFVYDPRRGEGIVCAKINTSKAFSLESFDAQEERTAHWSEAISAIARMPGVVRVQHTDQSTLISGSKVMEYYNHKSAAATAAGGASAEQINPFLHAAFVELMAEAQDMPVHETWLTLVFSRDKIAKRIKSLGGGLPGFMQVALSAMTTIEGTLPTSGTIVQAWHSPRSLAALVRSAFDPDASVVISERSGDWVGVAPGSAGPMAMEVFADHVRTDGYLHRTYKVSEFPQSQAGLGFLEPLIFAGDFRHTVSVVWSPRDVRKALNQVQRRKADWRTTTRLMDKLDRPHTLEHDRELEDIDREEAELVSGHARLDLAVLITVTGADEMELEANCSDVLSRAVKASCELRVAYLEQDAAMLAAALPFGMVEM, encoded by the coding sequence ATGGCCGAACAGACACTCGAACAGCAACTGGACTCCCCGTGGGATGGGGCACGCTTCGCCCGGGAACGCACCACCGGGGTGCTGCTGGGACTGAACTGGTACCAGGTCATCACCCTCGGGGCGGCCCTGGGGTTGATGTTGATCCTGGTGTTCGCTGGCGGGTTTCCCCGCGGATTCTTCACCGCCCTGGTGATCGGTACGGCGGCCGCCGGGATCGTCGTGCCCAAAGTCATGGGCCGGCCCCTGATCGGCTGGGTGGGACTGTGGCTGCGATACCTGTTGCGCGGAGCCCGGAACCAGCTGACCTTCGTGCGGCGCGAGGGCACCGACGACGAGGACCCGGATGAGCCGGCATCCCCTATATTGATGTCCGGGGACGCGTGCACTGCTCGGGACGAGGCGGGTCGGATCAAACCCGGGGCCGGGGCACGGTTCCGGCTGCCCGGTGAGGCCAACGAGCTAAGGGTGTACGTCCTGCCCGGTGGGGCCGGATTCGTCTACGATCCTCGTCGGGGTGAGGGCATCGTGTGCGCCAAGATCAACACCTCCAAGGCCTTCTCCTTGGAGTCCTTCGACGCCCAGGAGGAGCGGACCGCGCACTGGAGCGAGGCCATCTCGGCCATCGCCCGGATGCCCGGGGTGGTGCGGGTCCAGCACACAGACCAGTCCACCCTGATTTCCGGGTCCAAGGTGATGGAGTACTACAACCACAAGAGCGCGGCGGCCACCGCTGCCGGCGGGGCCAGCGCAGAGCAGATCAACCCCTTCCTCCACGCGGCCTTCGTGGAGCTGATGGCCGAGGCCCAGGACATGCCGGTACACGAGACGTGGCTGACGCTCGTGTTCTCCCGCGACAAGATCGCCAAGCGGATCAAGTCCCTCGGTGGCGGCCTACCCGGGTTCATGCAGGTGGCCCTGTCGGCGATGACGACCATCGAGGGCACCCTGCCGACCTCCGGGACCATCGTGCAGGCCTGGCACTCCCCCCGGTCGCTGGCCGCCCTGGTCCGCTCTGCCTTCGATCCCGATGCCTCGGTCGTCATCTCCGAACGCTCCGGAGACTGGGTCGGGGTCGCCCCGGGCTCGGCCGGGCCGATGGCGATGGAGGTCTTCGCCGATCATGTGCGCACCGACGGGTACCTGCATCGCACCTACAAGGTCTCGGAGTTCCCACAGTCTCAGGCCGGGCTCGGGTTTCTGGAGCCGCTGATCTTCGCGGGAGATTTCCGGCACACCGTTTCGGTGGTGTGGTCACCGCGTGACGTGCGCAAGGCCCTGAATCAGGTCCAGCGGCGTAAGGCCGATTGGCGGACCACGACCCGACTGATGGACAAATTGGACCGGCCTCACACCCTGGAGCATGACCGGGAGCTGGAGGACATCGACCGGGAGGAGGCCGAACTGGTCAGCGGTCACGCCCGACTGGACCTGGCGGTGCTGATCACCGTCACCGGTGCCGATGAAATGGAGCTGGAGGCCAACTGCTCCGATGTGCTGTCCCGGGCGGTCAAGGCCAGTTGCGAGCTGCGAGTGGCGTATCTGGAACAGGACGCTGCGATGCTCGCCGCGGCGCTGCCCTTCGGAATGGTGGAGATGTGA
- a CDS encoding IS5 family transposase has protein sequence MPALPSSIIEPLWCQFEALLPPAAAFHPLGCHRPKIDDRIVFDKLVTRLVLGGAYTKHADKNVSATTLRERRDEWIRHGVFAALEQAVLQTFDWLIGLDLEHLSVDGCCVKAPCGGDNTGRNPIDRGKSGQKRSVLCEGHGLPIGVVLAGANRHDSPLLRPTLERLSRFGFHLPETIRVDLDAGYDSYVTRDLLTELGCHWKISPKGTYIKINHTRRWMIERTNSWHTRGFGLLQVVLDRGEKAQQAWAHLANAIIVLRRLLKESWIRLRWDDRPVKQYQWR, from the coding sequence GTGCCAGCACTTCCATCCTCAATCATCGAACCCCTGTGGTGCCAGTTCGAAGCACTGCTACCACCCGCTGCAGCCTTCCACCCGCTCGGATGCCACCGACCCAAGATCGATGACCGGATCGTGTTCGACAAGCTCGTCACCCGGCTCGTCCTCGGCGGGGCCTACACCAAGCACGCCGACAAGAACGTCTCGGCCACCACCCTGCGCGAGCGACGCGACGAGTGGATCCGCCACGGCGTCTTCGCCGCCCTGGAACAGGCCGTCCTACAGACCTTCGACTGGCTCATCGGCCTGGACCTTGAGCATCTGAGCGTGGATGGGTGCTGCGTCAAAGCCCCCTGCGGCGGGGACAACACCGGCCGGAATCCGATCGACCGGGGCAAGTCCGGGCAGAAACGCTCCGTGCTCTGCGAGGGCCACGGCCTGCCGATCGGCGTCGTGCTCGCCGGGGCCAACCGACACGACTCGCCGTTGCTGCGCCCGACCCTGGAGCGGTTGTCCCGGTTCGGCTTCCACCTACCCGAGACGATCCGGGTCGATCTCGATGCCGGCTACGACTCGTACGTCACCCGGGACCTACTCACTGAGCTGGGGTGCCACTGGAAAATCTCCCCGAAGGGCACCTACATCAAAATCAACCACACCCGCCGTTGGATGATCGAGCGGACCAACTCCTGGCACACTCGGGGGTTCGGACTGCTCCAGGTCGTTCTCGACCGCGGCGAGAAAGCCCAGCAGGCCTGGGCCCACCTGGCCAACGCCATCATCGTGCTCCGTCGGCTACTCAAAGAATCCTGGATCCGCCTTCGATGGGACGACCGTCCTGTCAAGCAGTACCAGTGGCGGTGA
- a CDS encoding site-specific DNA-methyltransferase → MDDTVGLDTLSVDQLIDMIREKTGAGVNLAFPGKLLARQIGRRVRPRTVRTIKTLGAGDEQDRSRNLLIDGDNLQALASLYREKGQIDLILTDPPYNTGNDFRYNDKWDHDPNDPDMGELVGSDDPAKHTKWMRFMYPRLQMMKAMLKTSGVLAICIDHRELFHLGQLLDEIFGEQNRLAILNWQKSYSPKSGNDHVSTATEYVLVYAKDERVARTGLLDRTEEMDARYTTPDGDTHVWTSGDLSAVGAESHQGMVFGIQSPLTGEVHYPPSGRHWGTDRRTIRAWLQEWGVKYEERDLHDGEVRAQLCGLDASAVRPHVKALMIKGELSSAMARARAVYKSSPWPSVYFLGKEGAGRPRLKRYLENVKKGLVPMTYWADDDMDSPMALGSVSWDHEQSGHSQTGINELNAIVGRGHGFETVKPLKLMQKIIQIWCPLGGTVLDPFAGSGTTGHAVLSLNAAQNADRQFILIEQGRPEKGDSYARTLTADRLKRCVTGEWSSGKGKPLGGGFAYAKLSKQLDSETLLLMERDEMIDTVVASHTGSSRRRGGIIHLPQPEKPYRFLIAKNADEEGIYLVWNGSEEDNDLTEDVYEEIVDEGVRAGLASSYHVYSRLNLFVTDDVHWYQIPDRILQDFGVDIRTESFVEA, encoded by the coding sequence ATGGACGACACAGTAGGTCTCGACACGCTCAGCGTGGATCAGCTTATCGATATGATTCGCGAGAAAACTGGCGCGGGAGTGAACCTTGCCTTTCCAGGCAAGTTGTTGGCCAGACAGATCGGTCGCAGAGTAAGACCGCGTACGGTGCGGACCATTAAGACTCTCGGTGCTGGCGATGAGCAAGACCGTTCACGGAACCTTCTGATCGACGGCGACAACCTCCAGGCGCTTGCCTCTCTTTACCGCGAGAAGGGTCAAATCGACCTGATCCTCACGGACCCGCCGTACAACACCGGCAACGATTTTCGCTACAACGACAAGTGGGACCACGATCCGAACGACCCTGATATGGGTGAGCTGGTCGGTTCAGACGACCCAGCGAAGCACACAAAGTGGATGCGCTTCATGTATCCCCGCCTTCAGATGATGAAGGCGATGCTGAAGACCTCTGGCGTGCTGGCTATCTGTATCGACCATCGAGAGCTGTTCCACCTCGGGCAGCTGCTGGATGAGATTTTCGGGGAACAGAACCGCTTGGCGATCCTCAACTGGCAGAAGTCATATTCGCCGAAGAGCGGCAACGACCATGTCAGCACGGCCACTGAGTATGTGCTCGTCTATGCCAAGGATGAACGCGTTGCCCGGACCGGCCTTCTCGATCGCACGGAAGAAATGGATGCTCGGTACACCACCCCCGACGGTGACACTCACGTGTGGACGTCCGGGGACCTCAGCGCCGTTGGTGCTGAGTCACATCAGGGAATGGTGTTCGGTATTCAATCTCCGTTGACAGGCGAGGTGCATTACCCGCCATCGGGTCGACACTGGGGAACCGACCGGAGAACCATCCGCGCCTGGCTTCAAGAGTGGGGCGTCAAATATGAGGAGCGAGATCTCCATGACGGGGAGGTCCGAGCCCAGTTGTGCGGGCTCGATGCCTCAGCTGTCCGCCCCCACGTGAAAGCGCTGATGATCAAGGGCGAACTTTCCTCGGCCATGGCCAGGGCGCGGGCCGTGTACAAATCCAGTCCTTGGCCCAGTGTCTACTTCTTGGGCAAGGAAGGTGCAGGACGGCCACGACTGAAGCGCTATCTAGAGAACGTCAAAAAGGGTCTGGTGCCCATGACGTACTGGGCCGATGACGATATGGATTCTCCCATGGCGCTCGGCTCTGTCTCCTGGGATCACGAACAAAGCGGACACAGCCAGACCGGCATTAACGAACTTAATGCCATCGTTGGCAGGGGGCACGGTTTCGAGACCGTGAAGCCACTCAAACTAATGCAGAAGATCATCCAGATTTGGTGCCCGCTTGGAGGGACTGTGCTCGATCCCTTCGCAGGCTCGGGAACGACTGGCCACGCCGTGTTGTCACTGAATGCTGCTCAGAACGCAGATCGGCAATTCATCCTCATCGAGCAGGGACGTCCGGAGAAGGGCGACAGCTATGCGCGCACGCTCACTGCCGACCGGCTCAAGCGGTGCGTCACAGGCGAATGGTCCTCTGGCAAGGGAAAGCCTCTGGGGGGCGGATTCGCGTACGCGAAACTGTCCAAGCAGCTCGATTCAGAGACGCTTCTTCTCATGGAGCGCGACGAGATGATCGACACCGTTGTTGCCTCTCACACCGGGTCGAGTCGCCGACGCGGCGGGATTATCCACCTGCCGCAGCCAGAAAAGCCATACAGGTTCCTCATTGCGAAGAACGCCGACGAGGAAGGCATCTACCTCGTTTGGAACGGATCCGAGGAGGACAACGATCTGACCGAGGACGTATATGAAGAGATTGTGGATGAAGGAGTACGTGCAGGATTGGCATCCTCGTACCACGTCTACTCTCGTCTGAACCTCTTCGTCACTGATGACGTCCACTGGTACCAGATTCCTGACCGCATCTTGCAAGACTTCGGTGTGGACATCCGCACCGAATCGTTCGTGGAGGCCTAA
- a CDS encoding Bax inhibitor-1/YccA family protein: MANPVFNSKNFQEQMHSGDGRGGAATQQAPGWYQGGSRGQAQQGYFGQQGQKAPQGQQYTPEQLEQMYAQPAAGPADTGRMSYNDVIAKTVITLLLVVAGAAVGWNMPALMLPGAIVGLVLGLVNAFKREPSPVLILLYAAAQGLFLGGISGVFEQMWPGIAVQAVLATLCVFAVTLALFASGKWRVSKKSVKIFMVAMIGYALFSVVNLFLMLFGVTDAMFGLRGEFPLLGLGIGLLAVFLAAFSLIMDFTAITQGVKAGAPQKYSWSAAFGLTVTLVWLYVEILRILAILRGND, from the coding sequence GTGGCCAACCCCGTCTTCAACAGCAAGAACTTCCAGGAACAGATGCACTCCGGTGACGGTCGGGGTGGCGCCGCCACGCAGCAGGCGCCGGGCTGGTATCAGGGCGGCTCCCGAGGCCAGGCCCAGCAGGGCTATTTCGGTCAGCAGGGCCAGAAGGCTCCGCAGGGCCAGCAGTACACCCCGGAGCAGCTGGAGCAGATGTACGCCCAGCCCGCCGCGGGTCCCGCTGACACGGGCCGGATGAGCTACAACGACGTCATCGCCAAGACCGTCATCACCCTGCTGCTCGTCGTGGCCGGTGCGGCCGTGGGTTGGAACATGCCGGCCCTCATGCTGCCCGGCGCCATCGTCGGCCTGGTCCTGGGGCTCGTCAACGCCTTCAAGCGCGAGCCCTCACCCGTGCTCATCCTGCTCTATGCGGCCGCGCAGGGCCTGTTCCTCGGTGGCATCTCCGGTGTCTTCGAGCAGATGTGGCCGGGCATCGCCGTCCAGGCCGTGCTGGCCACGCTCTGCGTGTTCGCCGTGACCCTGGCGCTCTTCGCCTCCGGCAAATGGCGGGTCTCCAAGAAGTCCGTGAAGATCTTCATGGTCGCGATGATCGGTTACGCGCTGTTCTCCGTGGTCAACCTGTTCCTGATGCTCTTCGGTGTCACCGACGCCATGTTCGGCCTCCGCGGCGAGTTCCCGCTGTTGGGTCTGGGCATCGGCCTCCTCGCCGTGTTCCTGGCCGCGTTCTCGCTGATCATGGACTTCACCGCCATCACCCAGGGCGTCAAGGCCGGGGCCCCGCAGAAGTACTCCTGGTCCGCGGCCTTCGGCCTCACCGTGACCCTCGTGTGGCTCTACGTCGAGATCCTGCGCATCCTGGCGATCCTGCGCGGCAACGACTGA
- a CDS encoding aldose 1-epimerase family protein has product MNESENRPAGLSSGLSSGLPSGEPSGQSSREPFDRPADQPADQRAGPQFGGPAATGTQYVLRHGGAEAIITSLAGALRRYEVEGTALVETYGPDEIPPSACGIQLCPWPNRVRDGRWTLDGATQQLDLTEPSRSNASHGLLRNTAFVPAEQTGRMVVLRGEIHPQHGYPFRLTHQVTYTLDDDGALTVHQQLTNHSGRPAPVAFGAHPFLRIGDVPSEELILTLRAAARVLSDDRLIPTGMVSVQGTAEDFREGRPVGTGLLDAAFTDLEPGEDGRHHHTLSAPDGRSVELWTDPAFGYVHVFFTDRFPGRHRAVAVEPMTAPANALNSGDGLVWIGPGEHLGAAWGISQHRPPNRSSHLSHDRPHAEEAVH; this is encoded by the coding sequence ATGAACGAGTCCGAGAACCGTCCCGCCGGCCTGTCTTCCGGCCTGTCTTCCGGCCTGCCCTCCGGTGAACCCTCTGGGCAGTCGTCCCGTGAGCCCTTCGACCGGCCTGCCGATCAGCCTGCCGATCAGCGTGCCGGGCCGCAGTTCGGCGGGCCTGCGGCGACGGGTACCCAGTACGTGCTGCGCCATGGCGGGGCCGAGGCCATCATCACCTCGTTGGCCGGTGCCCTGCGCCGCTATGAGGTGGAGGGGACGGCGTTGGTGGAGACCTACGGCCCGGACGAGATTCCGCCCTCGGCCTGTGGCATCCAGCTGTGCCCGTGGCCCAACCGCGTGCGGGACGGTCGCTGGACGCTGGACGGTGCCACCCAGCAGCTCGACCTCACGGAACCGTCCCGCTCCAACGCCAGCCACGGACTGCTGCGCAACACGGCGTTCGTCCCGGCCGAGCAGACGGGCCGCATGGTGGTCCTGCGCGGCGAGATCCACCCTCAGCACGGCTACCCATTCCGCCTCACCCACCAGGTCACCTACACCCTGGACGACGACGGCGCCCTCACCGTCCACCAGCAGCTCACCAACCATTCCGGCCGGCCGGCCCCGGTCGCCTTCGGCGCCCACCCCTTCCTGCGGATCGGGGACGTTCCCAGCGAGGAACTGATCCTGACTCTGCGGGCGGCCGCCCGGGTGCTGTCCGATGATCGGCTCATCCCCACCGGGATGGTCTCGGTTCAGGGCACGGCCGAGGACTTTCGTGAGGGCCGGCCGGTGGGCACCGGCCTGCTCGACGCGGCGTTCACCGATCTGGAGCCCGGCGAGGACGGCCGTCATCACCACACGCTCTCCGCGCCGGATGGGCGTAGCGTGGAGCTCTGGACGGACCCGGCCTTCGGCTATGTCCACGTCTTCTTCACGGACCGGTTCCCCGGCCGTCACCGGGCCGTGGCGGTGGAACCGATGACGGCTCCGGCCAACGCCTTGAACAGCGGCGACGGACTGGTGTGGATCGGTCCGGGGGAGCACCTGGGCGCCGCCTGGGGCATCTCCCAGCACCGTCCACCGAACCGTTCCTCTCATCTCTCACACGACCGTCCACACGCTGAGGAGGCAGTCCATTGA